The Ictalurus punctatus breed USDA103 unplaced genomic scaffold, Coco_2.0 Super-Scaffold_100, whole genome shotgun sequence genome has a window encoding:
- the LOC108261406 gene encoding NLR family CARD domain-containing protein 3 isoform X3: MTSNMSVSGEQDLKRDERMMEGKRSDSPEPSCVSMKSDESMNHPITFSSPDVRPQQKKSNLSRNQLDSIFKELEHKVITLIKNELERFRKLLSPDYPACTEREVQDEEDLHSVREGALKITLHVLKNMNHTDLANTLHNKLASVYQTKLKSSLREKFKRINEGISQHGSSALLNEIYTELYITEGGSGDVNNEHEVRQIETASRRPAAQETPIKCNDLFKDKSIRRVLTKGVAGIGKTVSVQKFVLDWTEGKANQDVTFMFPLPFRELNLMKQEHLSLMDLLHHFFPEMRKLEVIDCDSYKVVLIFDGLDECRLPLNFQKNERLCDVTESASVDVLLTNLIKGNLLPSALLWITSRPGAANQIPPECVDQVTEVRGFSDPQKEEYFRKRISDQSLANKIISHMKSSRSLYIMCHIPVFCWISATVLERMLGEAESGEIPKTLTQMFTHFLIFQIKHKDQKYHQKCDPDPQQTRESILALGKLAFQQLEKGNLIFYEEDLRECGIDVREVSVYSGVCTPIFREEFGLHLGKVFSFVHLSVQEFLAALYAFFCFIFRKTNVLVEQSTGLFNFFRKSDMSDLLRTAVNKALQSENGHLDLFLRFLLGLSLESNQTLLRGLMPQTGNSSHNKQETVEYIKEKIRENPSPEKSINLFHCLNELNDHSLVQEVQTYLNRGGHSRLSGTRLSPAQWSALVFVLLNSDQELDEFDLSKYDPSEECLLKLLPVVKASRRAVLCGCKLTEESCRVLSSVLRSNSSRLRELNLSVNNLQDSGVKLLSAGLENPHSTLEILSLRGCKLTEESCRVLSSVLRSNSSRLRELNLSRNNLQDSGVKLLSAGLENPHCTLETLRMCYCRITDEGCAALASALRSNSSSRLRELDLNWNNPGESGEKLLSDLLKDPHCNLETLHINYNTLTRTGV; encoded by the exons atgacctccaacatgagtgtgtctggagaacaggacttaaagagagacgagag aatgatggagggaaagagatcagactcaccagaacccagctgtgtgtccatgaagagtgacgaGTCAATGAATCATCCAATTACCTTcagttctcctgatgtgag accacaacagaagaaatcaaacctcagcagaaatcagctggactccatattcaag gagctggaacacaaagtcatcactctgataaagaatgaactggagaggtttaggaagctcctgagtccagattacccagcatgcactgagagggaggtgcaggatgaggaggatctgcacagtgtcagagagggagcgctgaagatcacactgcacgtcctgaagaacatgaaccacacagatctcgctaacacactgcacaaca aactcgcctctgtgtatcagacaaagctgaaatccagcctgagagagaagtttaaaagaattaatgaaggaatctcacagcatggaagctcagcacttctgaatgagatctacacagagctctacatcacagagggtgggagtggagacgtcaataatgaacatgaggtgagacagattgagacagcgtccaggagaccagcagcacaggagacacccatcaaatgtaacgatctctttaaagacaagtccatcagaagagtgctgactaaaggagttgctggaattggaaaaacagtctctgtgcagaagttcgttctggactggactgaaggaaaagcaaatcaggacgtcaccttcatgtttccacttccctttagagagctgaatctgatgaagcaggaacatctcagtctgatggatcttcttcatcactttttccctgaaatgagaaaactagAAGTAATAGACTGTGACTCCTacaaagtggtgttgatctttgatggtctggatgagtgtcgacttcctctaaatttccagaagaatgagagattgtgtgatgtgacagagtcagcctcagtggatgtgctgctgacgaacctcatcaaggggaatctgcttccctctgctctcctctggataacctctcgaccaggagcagccaatcagatccctcctgagtgtgtagaccaggtcacagaggtacgagggttcagtgatcctcagaaagaggagtacttcaggaagaggatcagtgatcagagcctggccaataaaatcatctcacacatgaagtcttcaagaagcctctacatcatgtgccacatcccagtcttctgctggatctcagccactgttctagagagaatgttgggtgaagcagagagtggagagatccccaagactctgactcaaatgttcacacacttcctgatctttcagatcaaacacaaggaccaaaagtaccatcagaaatgtgaccctgatcctcagcagaccagagagagtatcctggcactgggaaaactggctttccaacagctggagaaaggaaacctgatcttctatgaggaagacctgagagagtgtggcattgatgtgagagaagtgtcagtgtactcaggagtgtgtaccccaatcttcagagaggagtttgggcttcacctggggaaggtgttcagctttgtacatctgagtgttcaggagtttctggctgctttatatgcatttttctgctttatttttagaaagacaaatgtgttaGTGGAACAAAGCACTGGACTTTTTAATTTCTTCAGaaagtcagacatgtctgatctcctcaggACTGCAGTgaacaaggccttacagagtgagaacggacacctggacctgttcctccgtTTCCTTCTGGGTCtgtcactggagtccaatcagactctcttacgaggTTTAATGCCCCAGACAGGAAACAGCTCTCacaacaaacaggaaacagtcgagtacatcaaggagaagatcagggagaatccatctccagagaaatccatcaatctgttccactgtctgaatgaactgaatgatcattctctagtgcaggaagtacagacttacctgaacagaggaggtCACAGTCGTctcagtggaaccagactctctcctgctcagtggtcagctctggtgtttgtgttactgaactcagatcaggagctggatgagtttgatttgagtaaatatgacccatcagaggaatgtcttctgaagctgctgccagtggtcaaagcctccagaagagctgt tctgtgtgggtgtaaactgacagaggaaagctgtagagttctgtcctcagttctcagatcaaactcctccagactgagagaactgaacctgagtgtcaataacctgcaggattcaggagtgaagctgctctctgctggactggagaatccacacagtacactggagatactgag tctgcgTGGGTGtaaactgacagaggaaagctgtagagttctgtcctcagttctcagatcaaactcctccagactgagagaactgaacctgagtcgcaataacctgcaggattcaggagtgaagctgctctctgctggactggagaatccacactgtacactggagacactgag